The following coding sequences are from one Phalacrocorax carbo chromosome 13, bPhaCar2.1, whole genome shotgun sequence window:
- the LOC135315572 gene encoding protein ELYS-like isoform X3 yields MHSFPNKTETSVDSFTAAFAIPPGLVKFIQGFWLLDHKDYENSLALLVEPAAIKPVSWQDVQILQCLVCQGEHGRALRYTQVMKLSVSSCSEVQLFLTVLLSNRCMAEAWGLLQQHTTKINVEELLKDMYDICREMGLVEDFLKMPFTDAEQKCLEKLLQNHEILLAQHLQRANCMAALQLNQAMNVHFMLNLKVEQKMSLLQSYPLKLEIQCYRLLLTPLQIVCLCLRIK; encoded by the exons aTGCATtcctttccaaataaaacagaaacttcaGTTGACTCCTtcacagctgcctttgccatccctcCGGGCCTTGTTAAGTTTATTCAAGGTTTTTGGCTTCTAGACCACAAGGACTATGAA AATTCCCTGGCCCTGCTCGTTGAACCAGCTGCAATcaaacctgtgtcgtggcaaGACGTGCAAATTCTTCAGTGCCTTgtgtgccaaggagagcatgGGCGAGCCCTCAGATACACACAGGTTATGAAGCTATCGGTCTCCAGCTGTAGTGAAGTGcagcttttcctcactgtgctgttgtccaatag gtGCATGGCGGAGGCTTGGGGTCTGCTGCAGCAACACACCACTAAGATAAATGtggaagagctattaaaagacatgtatgacatctgtcgggAGATGGGACTAGTGGAAGACTTCCTGAAGATGCCTTTCACAGACGCCgaacaa aagtgtttggagaaattgTTACAGAATCATGAAATTCTTTTAGCCCAGCATCTGCAGCGTGCCAACTGCATGGCAGCACTACAGCTGAACCAGGCGATGAACGTTCATTTCATG CTgaacctaaaagttgaacaaaaGATGTCACTACTCCAAAGCTACCCTTTGAAGTTGGAAATTCAGTGTTACAGGCTGTTGTTGACTCCACTTCAAatagtttgtttgtgtctgaggattaaataa
- the LOC135315572 gene encoding protein ELYS-like isoform X1, with product MVDGMVSQLGDQVEELWQREEGGTGKHPPPSLQALLELYLLEGVEEIYKQAITIYLLLDIMHSFPNKTETSVDSFTAAFAIPPGLVKFIQGFWLLDHKDYENSLALLVEPAAIKPVSWQDVQILQCLVCQGEHGRALRYTQVMKLSVSSCSEVQLFLTVLLSNRCMAEAWGLLQQHTTKINVEELLKDMYDICREMGLVEDFLKMPFTDAEQKCLEKLLQNHEILLAQHLQRANCMAALQLNQAMNVHFMLNLKVEQKMSLLQSYPLKLEIQCYRLLLTPLQIVCLCLRIK from the exons atggtcgatgggatggtttcccagttAGGAGACCAAGTTGAGGAGTtgtggcagagagaggaaggaggaactgggaaaCACCCACCTCCTAGTTTAcag gcactgctggagctctatttgctagaaggcgTTGAAGAAATCTACAAACAGGCAATT acaatttacttgctgctagacatcaTGCATtcctttccaaataaaacagaaacttcaGTTGACTCCTtcacagctgcctttgccatccctcCGGGCCTTGTTAAGTTTATTCAAGGTTTTTGGCTTCTAGACCACAAGGACTATGAA AATTCCCTGGCCCTGCTCGTTGAACCAGCTGCAATcaaacctgtgtcgtggcaaGACGTGCAAATTCTTCAGTGCCTTgtgtgccaaggagagcatgGGCGAGCCCTCAGATACACACAGGTTATGAAGCTATCGGTCTCCAGCTGTAGTGAAGTGcagcttttcctcactgtgctgttgtccaatag gtGCATGGCGGAGGCTTGGGGTCTGCTGCAGCAACACACCACTAAGATAAATGtggaagagctattaaaagacatgtatgacatctgtcgggAGATGGGACTAGTGGAAGACTTCCTGAAGATGCCTTTCACAGACGCCgaacaa aagtgtttggagaaattgTTACAGAATCATGAAATTCTTTTAGCCCAGCATCTGCAGCGTGCCAACTGCATGGCAGCACTACAGCTGAACCAGGCGATGAACGTTCATTTCATG CTgaacctaaaagttgaacaaaaGATGTCACTACTCCAAAGCTACCCTTTGAAGTTGGAAATTCAGTGTTACAGGCTGTTGTTGACTCCACTTCAAatagtttgtttgtgtctgaggattaaataa